A window of the Amblyraja radiata isolate CabotCenter1 chromosome 5, sAmbRad1.1.pri, whole genome shotgun sequence genome harbors these coding sequences:
- the LOC116973692 gene encoding L-cysteine desulfhydrase-like — protein MTQAVDLLVGRWKTGLLAPREMFGSMVCVRLPESLQEDRAANYEHAETIQNALYSRYNIEVPVKALAGSLYVRVSVHIYNELEQYQKLADAVEEMMSK, from the exons ATGACCCAGGCTG TGGATTTACTGGTGGGCCGATGGAAAACAGGGCTGCTAGCCCCGAGAGAGATGTTTGGATCCATGGTGTGCGTTCGACTTCCGGAGAGCCTTCAGGAGGACAGGGCTGCAAACTACGAGCATGCGGAGACCATCCAGAACGCACTTTACAGCCGCTATAACATTGAG GTTCCCGTCAAGGCTTTGGCAGGGTCGTTGTATGTGCGGGTCTCTGTACACATCTACAATGAACTGGAGCAATACCAGAAGCTCGCAGATGCCGTAGAAGAGATGATGTCCAAATAG